A region of the Nitrospirota bacterium genome:
TGTCTGCAGCAAGCGACGGCTTTTCTCTGCCGTCAATAAAATGAATAGCGATTCTGGCGTCGTGACCAGGATATGGGGTGGCCGCTTGAGCATCTGCTGGCGCTCCGCCATCGGCGTGTCGCCGGTACGGACCAGCACACGGAGTTCCGGCATCAAGAGCCCGGCAGATAAGGCTGCGTGACCGATTTCAGCTAGTGGTTGCTGCAGGTTTTTCTGTATGTCGTTGCTGAGCGCTTTCAGTGGCGAGACGTAGAGCACTTGCGTCTGGTCATCAAGCTCACGCGCGAGGGCTTGCTTGAAGAGGTGATCGATGCAGGAGAGAAAGGCCGCGAAGGTCTTGCCGGAACCAGTCGGTGCAGCAATCAGAACATCGGCGCCAGACTGAATGGCCGGCCAAGCCCGGGTCTGGACATCGGTCGGGTGGCCAATATGTGATTCGAACCACTCGGAGATCAGAGGGTGGAAATGGGAGAGAGGCATGGCACGTGATCGTACCACGCCGCCGGGGGAAGCTCTACGGGCTAGGGAAGTGCGCGGACGTAGATATGAGCCCCCGATCCACTAACTAGATTGGTTGCCTGAGAGAAGAAGGCGACAAATCTACCGTCGCTGTTCATCGACGGCGTATCACTTATTCCGCCAGCTCCCTCGATATTCGTATTAGTGTTGTCTTGTGACGCTAAGGAACTCAGTCCAAGCTGACGATCACGGACGTAGATCTGTTGCCCACCTAGCACCACCGGATCAGGAGCCAACAGGTTCGTCGCAACCGATACAAAGGCCACGTACCGCCCGTCCCCACTGATCGACGGACCACTGCTGATACCATCGCCAGGAATGGACGCCCCCGTATTATCCACCGACACCAGACTTGTCACACCTGTCTGCCGATCCCGCACATAGATCTGCTGCCCGGCTGGCACTGCTGGAGCAGGAGCCAACAAATTCGTCGCCTGAGACACAAACGCAACATACCGCCCGTCCCCACTGATCGACGGACCACTGCTGATACCATCGCCAGGAATGGACGCCCCCGTATTATCCACCGATACCAGACTTGTCACACCTGTCTGCCGATCCCGCACATAGATCTGCTGCCCGGCTGGCACTGCTGGAGCAGGCGCCAACAAATTCGTCGCCTGGGACACAAACGCAACATACCGCCTATCGGCACTGATGGCTGGATCGCTACTGGCTGCGCCCCCTTCGTTCACTACTGCGGTATCGTTGTCACGCGAGATCACTTCGATTTGATTTGTTTGTCGATTATGCACATAGATTTGCGTGCCACCGACGCCTGGCACGAAGTTAGACGATGACGAAGCGAAAGCGACCAGGCTTCCATCTCCGCTGATGGATGGGCTCGAACTGGCACCGCTCCCAGCCACGCCGTTGCTGTTGACCGACGCACGATCCGTCCTCGGATGGACAGCAAACAACACTGAACCATTCGCAGTTTGACCCGTGCTGTCCGTCACTATGAAATCCGCAGTTGAATTTCCGGCTACCGTGGGGGTGCCGCTCACGACACCCGTGGTTGCATTGAGGGACAAGCCGACCGGCAATGCGCCGCCAAACAGAGTCCAGCTGAACGGAGCCGTTCCACCTGTAGTCGCGAGTGTCGAAGTGTAGGCATTGTCGACCACACCGAAATCCGCTGAGGTCGTCGACACCGCAAAGGCTGAAGAACTGCCCCCGCCTCCGCCCCCACCGCCTGGGCAGCCTGCGAGTCCGAATCCGAGGGCAATGATCAACAACATAGACGCAATGGATTTCATGCAGATCACTCTCTTACGAATTCCTCTGTGAAGCATTCCTCACCCGACTTGTGTCATTATGATAACCTCGCATGAAATAATTGCATATAAGTAGTTGATTTTATGCTGCAACGGGACCTCACCCAACAATGACCTCCAACACGATGAATCCGATCATCATTCTCGGTTCCGGCTATACAGGGAGACACCTCGCCAGTGCGTTGGTCACTACATCACACCCCTTTTTCGCCACAAGCCGCAATCCGGACAAGAACCTGCCTCATGTACCGGCTGACAGTCGCATGAGATTCGATTTGGGAGACCCTTCGACCTGGCCGAACATTCCTGTCGGCGCTGATCTCATCTGGTGTTTTCCAGCCGCCGTGCTCAAACAGGTGCAGGACCTCGCGCGCAAGCTCGACGGGCCACCTCGACGCATCGTGGTACTAGGGAGCACGTCCTCCTATGACGTTGGTCACTCACAAGAGTACCCGCCGCCCTGGATCGACGAGACAGCCCCCATCGATCTGAGCAAACCGCGTGTGCAGGGAGAAGAGTTCCTACGGAAGGACTTCGGAGCGATTGTGCTGCGCGTGGCAGGCATCTACGGCCCAGGTCGCAACCCAGTTGATTGGGTCAGACAAGGTCGAGTCGGTCCATCGCGGAAGTATGTCAATCTGATCCATGTCGAAGACTTGGCCGCCATCTGTCTGCTTGCGCTGGAGAAAGGGAAACCCGGCGAGACCTATAACGTCAGCGACGGCCAACCCCATACCTGGAATGACATCTGCGCAACCGCGCAGCAGCGCTGGGATGTAACTACCACGGCAGTCAACCAAGATCCCTCACCAGGAAAACGAATCAGCAACGCTAAACTTCGCTCAGAGCTAGGTTACGTTCTAAGATATCCAGACTTATACGAGACTGTAGCATTGATCGAATCAACGGACAGAGTGGAGGCACAGGATGGTCAAAATGGCTTTCAGCAAGGCCCGAGGCGAGAGGGAACCGGAGGCGTACCCTCAGGGGTACGTTGAGGATTCCCTTGAGCGGAGAACGAAGCTGAAAGACATTTTCACCATCCTGTTAGCGGAGGATGGCCATGACGGCCAGACACACCAGTAAGTTGTTGATTGCGTGGGCCAGAATCCCCGGCAGAAGGCTTCCGGTCTTTTCGTAGATCCATGCCCAAAGCAGGCCACTCCAACAGACACTCAGTAATCCTACCAATCCATAGCCATGGGCTACGCCGAAAATGACGGCGCTGATCAGCGCCGCAGGCAGAAAACTGAACTTGCGGCGGAGAATGGCAAACAGCAATCCACGAAATGCCAGCTCTTCGAATAGCGGCGCAAAGACCACGTATTCGATTAAACTTATGGCCGTCATGGAGGGCGAAGCCCAGACGAGGTCTGCGTCAAACCATTCGGCCCAGTGACTCGTCAGGTGGAAAGGCTCCAACAACCGTTCCATCACCCATCCCCCCCACAACCCGGCCGCCACCACTGCCGACACAGCAGCAACCAGACGGCCGGCATTGGCCCATCCGATTTCCAGCCCGAATCCATCGTCGAAGGTCATACCGGATGGCCGGAGGAGATAACGATAGGCCAAGAAGAGCAGCGGCGCATTCGTAAGCGGAATGGCCAACGCCCGGAATGGAACATTGTCGGGGGGCGCAACGATCGTAAACAGTCCCGTGAGCACCACACCGATTGCCCCTCCGCGCAACAGGACTGCCGCTCCGATACGGCCAGGCCACGGAGGCGGCACGCCCGGTTCATGCAACCGGATGAAACTGGAAGGCTCATTCCTCCGGATCCAGAGCAGCAGACACACGACCGTGCCGGTCGCCATCGCGACGAGATCAACGAGCGTCAAGCGATGTGACCAGAGGAACTGGCGGTCGACACGTTCAGCCGCCTGTTCCTGAATCCTGGTTGCAAGCTCGGTGTCATTGGCACGATGTGCCAGGCGTTCGGCCAGACGATCATAGAACCAGCCGGCAGGCAACGTCTCTGCCACC
Encoded here:
- a CDS encoding CPBP family intramembrane metalloprotease produces the protein MEKQRVIVQSMMESASVPLNEPPQSKSWWQAANVPPAVGVYSVRFSPTITLMSALFLVVALASILWLSASASKLDQVESPEQALNLMVSRTMDMQEGLKRAPRWEQLLFSWTSDDSDTELAHEIEWYRELSEISEDPLVPLQLAILQAEAGHVSQAILSAHEWAKAEDPLPQFANLVMAAYGEGPVQDPEQYVLLQAEVAETLPAGWFYDRLAERLAHRANDTELATRIQEQAAERVDRQFLWSHRLTLVDLVAMATGTVVCLLLWIRRNEPSSFIRLHEPGVPPPWPGRIGAAVLLRGGAIGVVLTGLFTIVAPPDNVPFRALAIPLTNAPLLFLAYRYLLRPSGMTFDDGFGLEIGWANAGRLVAAVSAVVAAGLWGGWVMERLLEPFHLTSHWAEWFDADLVWASPSMTAISLIEYVVFAPLFEELAFRGLLFAILRRKFSFLPAALISAVIFGVAHGYGLVGLLSVCWSGLLWAWIYEKTGSLLPGILAHAINNLLVCLAVMAILR
- a CDS encoding PD40 domain-containing protein, whose translation is MKSIASMLLIIALGFGLAGCPGGGGGGGGSSSAFAVSTTSADFGVVDNAYTSTLATTGGTAPFSWTLFGGALPVGLSLNATTGVVSGTPTVAGNSTADFIVTDSTGQTANGSVLFAVHPRTDRASVNSNGVAGSGASSSPSISGDGSLVAFASSSSNFVPGVGGTQIYVHNRQTNQIEVISRDNDTAVVNEGGAASSDPAISADRRYVAFVSQATNLLAPAPAVPAGQQIYVRDRQTGVTSLVSVDNTGASIPGDGISSGPSISGDGRYVAFVSQATNLLAPAPAVPAGQQIYVRDRQTGVTSLVSVDNTGASIPGDGISSGPSISGDGRYVAFVSVATNLLAPDPVVLGGQQIYVRDRQLGLSSLASQDNTNTNIEGAGGISDTPSMNSDGRFVAFFSQATNLVSGSGAHIYVRALP